From the Priestia koreensis genome, one window contains:
- the mmuM gene encoding homocysteine S-methyltransferase — protein MNPIQRILTEFPALILDGALATELERHGCDLNDPLWSAKVLMENPALIKQVHKDYFQAGADCAITASYQTTFEGFAKRGVGQEEAHRLIQQSVTLAVEARDEFWETVSDQQVRPKPIVAASVGPYGAFLADGSEYRGNYTISKDELVAFHRPRIQALIEAGADVLACETIPCLEEAEALVDVLREFPQAYAWITFSAKDEHYISDDTPITKCARFLTDYDQVVAIGVNCTPPAFIPSLITDIKSESNKPVVVYPNSGEQYNAVTKKWEGSSSGDYACEAKKWFEHGAQLIGGCCRTKPDDIRAIEKLIRS, from the coding sequence ATGAATCCAATTCAACGTATATTAACTGAGTTTCCAGCTCTTATATTAGACGGTGCTCTAGCAACAGAGTTAGAGCGTCACGGCTGTGATTTAAATGATCCATTATGGTCAGCAAAAGTATTAATGGAGAATCCCGCACTCATTAAGCAGGTGCACAAGGATTATTTTCAAGCAGGGGCTGATTGCGCCATTACTGCAAGCTATCAAACGACATTTGAGGGATTTGCCAAACGGGGAGTGGGCCAGGAAGAAGCACATCGTCTTATTCAGCAGTCCGTTACGCTTGCTGTTGAAGCACGTGATGAATTTTGGGAGACGGTTTCTGATCAACAAGTGCGTCCGAAACCAATTGTGGCAGCATCTGTTGGTCCGTACGGCGCTTTTTTAGCAGACGGCTCTGAATATCGTGGGAACTATACCATCTCAAAGGACGAGCTAGTAGCTTTTCATCGTCCTCGCATTCAGGCATTAATTGAAGCGGGTGCCGACGTATTAGCCTGTGAAACGATTCCATGTTTAGAAGAAGCAGAGGCGCTTGTGGACGTGCTTCGCGAATTTCCACAAGCCTATGCGTGGATTACGTTCAGTGCAAAGGATGAGCATTATATTAGTGATGATACGCCCATTACCAAATGCGCGCGCTTTTTAACGGATTACGATCAGGTGGTGGCCATCGGGGTTAACTGTACGCCACCCGCCTTCATTCCGTCTCTTATTACCGATATAAAAAGTGAAAGTAACAAGCCCGTTGTGGTGTATCCAAATTCAGGTGAACAGTACAATGCCGTCACCAAAAAGTGGGAAGGATCTTCTTCTGGAGATTACGCATGTGAGGCAAAAAAATGGTTTGAGCACGGTGCGCAGCTCATTGGTGGTTGCTGTCGCACGAAACCAGACGATATTCGAGCAATTGAAAAGCTCATTCGTTCATAA
- a CDS encoding amino acid permease codes for MEETNERPKELQRTMKSRHLLMISLGGVIGTGLFLSSGYTINQAGPLGTIIAYLVGGLIMYLVMLCLGELSVSMPVTGSFHTYATKYIGPGTGFTIAWLYWLTWVVALGSEFTAAGLFMKRWFPDTSVWMWSTIFGVFIFVMNALSTKFFAESEFWFSAIKVITIVLFIVLGGAAMFGLLSMKGTEAAPMFSNFSSSGSLFPNGILPIFMVMLSVNFAFSGTELIGVTAGESVDPKKSIPKAIKATVWRLLLFFVGTIIVLSALIPMKQAGVIESPFVVVFDRIGIPYAADMMNFVIITAILSAANSGLYASSRMLWSLSNEKMIPSYFGRVNKRGVPMPALVFSMLGGCLALFSSVVAPDTVYLILVSISGFAVVVVWMGIAASQYLFRRRFVKEGNDIKELHYRTPLYPIVPIAAFLLCFASCIGIAFDENQRAALYYGIPFIVLCYVVYYLTSKFKRAGVKSTLRHIK; via the coding sequence ATGGAAGAAACGAACGAACGACCAAAAGAACTGCAGCGAACAATGAAGAGTCGACACCTGCTCATGATTTCTCTAGGTGGCGTCATTGGAACAGGGTTATTTTTGAGCTCAGGGTATACGATTAATCAAGCAGGCCCTTTAGGAACAATCATTGCCTACTTGGTAGGTGGCCTCATTATGTACCTCGTTATGCTGTGCTTGGGAGAATTATCTGTTTCCATGCCAGTGACGGGTTCTTTTCATACGTATGCGACAAAGTATATTGGACCTGGAACGGGTTTCACAATCGCTTGGCTGTATTGGCTAACGTGGGTGGTCGCTCTAGGATCTGAGTTCACGGCAGCAGGGTTGTTTATGAAACGCTGGTTTCCAGATACGTCTGTCTGGATGTGGAGTACCATTTTTGGTGTCTTTATTTTCGTCATGAACGCACTGTCGACTAAATTTTTTGCGGAATCGGAATTTTGGTTTTCCGCTATTAAGGTAATTACCATTGTTTTATTTATCGTACTAGGAGGAGCGGCGATGTTTGGCCTTCTTTCAATGAAAGGAACGGAAGCAGCGCCGATGTTTTCAAACTTTTCATCAAGTGGAAGTCTTTTTCCAAACGGTATCTTACCTATTTTTATGGTCATGCTGTCTGTCAACTTTGCGTTTTCTGGAACGGAGCTCATTGGAGTGACCGCTGGAGAGAGCGTTGATCCGAAGAAAAGTATTCCAAAAGCCATTAAAGCAACGGTTTGGCGTCTCTTGCTATTTTTTGTTGGAACCATTATTGTGTTATCTGCATTGATCCCAATGAAGCAAGCAGGTGTAATTGAAAGTCCATTTGTTGTGGTGTTTGATCGTATCGGTATTCCGTACGCCGCTGACATGATGAACTTTGTGATTATCACCGCTATTCTATCTGCAGCAAATTCAGGTCTCTATGCTTCATCACGTATGCTGTGGTCACTCTCAAATGAGAAGATGATTCCGTCTTATTTCGGGCGGGTGAATAAAAGAGGGGTACCAATGCCTGCGCTTGTTTTCAGCATGCTAGGGGGATGTTTGGCCTTGTTTTCTAGCGTTGTTGCACCAGATACTGTATATCTCATTTTGGTCTCTATTTCTGGGTTTGCGGTTGTGGTTGTTTGGATGGGGATTGCCGCATCGCAGTATTTATTTCGACGCCGATTTGTAAAAGAGGGAAACGATATAAAAGAGCTGCATTATCGTACGCCGCTTTATCCGATTGTCCCGATCGCTGCATTTTTATTATGTTTCGCTTCTTGTATCGGAATTGCTTTTGACGAAAATCAACGTGCAGCACTTTACTACGGAATCCCGTTCATTGTGCTATGCTATGTGGTCTATTATTTAACGAGCAAGTTTAAGCGTGCAGGTGTAAAGTCTACACTGCGTCATATAAAATAG
- a CDS encoding DUF4097 family beta strand repeat-containing protein — MMKKFVYAGLILLFIGIIGSAATFKLNGGILSFKTSEIHEKKVITNPAITSIEVDVSVNDVQVVPAEDNQLTVEASGRVNKRYEDRYKLNVRENGSKATISVSRKMPSFMVGVNLEDVNVKVHVPKKQYKMLKVQLQSGDITATGIKAETMSLHTTSGDINATNNEMGKLLKMSARSGDLTARSNTAESLQVKTTSGDLHGVDVKAKSSSFETNSGDIELTGINGNVTTETTSGDITIDDERMKGNVSARTTSGDVTMNYTENPTSLAVDADTRAGDIEVKLPGFMYQEKEDNRIIGKIGNGTYKVNVRVQSGDFLLK, encoded by the coding sequence ATGATGAAAAAATTTGTGTATGCAGGTCTCATTCTACTCTTCATAGGCATAATCGGATCCGCTGCTACCTTCAAGCTAAACGGTGGTATTTTATCCTTTAAAACAAGTGAAATTCATGAAAAGAAAGTCATCACTAATCCTGCTATTACAAGTATCGAGGTCGATGTCTCGGTTAATGATGTGCAGGTCGTACCCGCTGAAGATAATCAATTGACGGTAGAAGCGTCGGGAAGAGTCAACAAGCGCTATGAAGATCGCTATAAGCTCAACGTACGTGAGAATGGCAGCAAAGCCACGATATCCGTAAGTCGGAAAATGCCATCGTTTATGGTGGGAGTTAACTTAGAAGATGTGAATGTAAAAGTACACGTTCCGAAAAAGCAGTACAAAATGCTGAAGGTTCAGCTCCAATCAGGTGACATCACAGCAACGGGAATTAAGGCAGAGACGATGTCACTTCATACAACATCAGGTGATATAAACGCAACGAACAATGAGATGGGGAAATTGCTTAAAATGAGCGCAAGGAGCGGTGATTTAACGGCTCGTAGCAACACAGCAGAAAGTCTTCAAGTAAAAACAACAAGCGGCGACTTGCATGGAGTAGATGTAAAAGCGAAATCATCAAGCTTTGAGACAAATTCAGGTGACATTGAGTTGACGGGCATTAATGGCAATGTGACAACAGAAACAACGTCAGGTGATATTACGATTGACGATGAGCGAATGAAAGGAAATGTAAGTGCACGTACCACAAGCGGTGATGTGACAATGAACTATACAGAAAATCCTACTTCTCTTGCTGTTGATGCAGATACGCGAGCTGGTGATATTGAAGTGAAGCTCCCTGGATTTATGTATCAGGAAAAAGAAGACAATCGCATAATTGGTAAAATAGGTAACGGTACGTATAAAGTAAACGTACGAGTTCAATCAGGTGATTTTTTACTAAAATAG
- a CDS encoding HAAS signaling domain-containing protein translates to MGKNEFLQKLRDLLRDLPEVERQEILYDYEEHFEVGMEEGKSEAEIIRDLGDPYVIAKDLVGEQPSAVSAPTRKPSTFKMTMIAFGLILFNLMFVVGPASGILGSYVGFAVTAVVVFLSPLLLIFSIVMFGLEGILFQIFVFTALFGLGILLLVATIYIGKFLYRVLKMYVQFNLKLVKQGGF, encoded by the coding sequence ATGGGGAAGAATGAGTTTTTACAGAAGTTACGTGATTTGTTGCGTGATTTACCAGAAGTGGAGCGTCAAGAAATTTTATACGATTACGAAGAACACTTTGAAGTGGGAATGGAAGAAGGAAAATCAGAGGCGGAGATCATCCGAGACCTTGGAGATCCTTACGTTATTGCGAAAGATTTAGTTGGAGAGCAGCCAAGTGCTGTTAGTGCGCCTACTAGAAAGCCATCGACATTTAAAATGACTATGATTGCTTTTGGATTAATTTTATTCAATCTGATGTTTGTCGTTGGTCCTGCTTCTGGAATTTTAGGGAGCTATGTTGGTTTTGCTGTCACAGCGGTCGTTGTCTTTTTATCACCTTTGTTGCTCATTTTTTCAATCGTTATGTTTGGTCTAGAGGGAATTCTCTTTCAGATATTCGTGTTTACCGCGCTGTTTGGATTAGGAATTCTACTTTTAGTCGCAACGATTTACATCGGGAAGTTTTTATACCGCGTATTAAAAATGTATGTTCAGTTTAATCTTAAATTAGTGAAGCAGGGTGGATTTTAA
- a CDS encoding PadR family transcriptional regulator, translated as MNVQFKKGVLELCVLILISNKDQYGYELAQNISSKIEVAEGTLYPLLRRLTKDDYLTTYLAESSEGPPRKYYSLTPTGQKYMEALIDEWRQFAGAVNQFIEEGIAHGEE; from the coding sequence TTGAATGTTCAATTTAAAAAAGGAGTCCTGGAGCTGTGTGTGTTAATACTGATTTCGAACAAAGATCAGTATGGATATGAATTAGCACAGAATATTTCAAGTAAAATTGAAGTAGCAGAAGGAACGCTTTATCCGCTTTTAAGGCGTCTAACAAAGGACGATTATTTAACGACGTATCTAGCCGAATCCTCTGAAGGACCACCGCGTAAATACTACTCGCTCACACCGACAGGCCAGAAGTATATGGAGGCCCTAATTGACGAATGGAGACAATTTGCAGGCGCAGTAAATCAGTTTATTGAGGAGGGCATAGCGCATGGGGAAGAATGA
- a CDS encoding CPBP family intramembrane glutamic endopeptidase, whose amino-acid sequence MNKNWKTGDQWGIKEFTLLLLLEFVGVIGCVKFGLKPLYEQWFQNELYAGTLIGLTIAVVLTLGVYFIALRPKSLSWREVGVTSFAKKDWKMIALFSIMVMISAVILVSVMSYIGGTWENSKTESLKRDVTFWTVFLGFVSAAIISPIYEELFYRGFLYRWIRTRMGVTVGLLISALIFTMAHIPAYSVMPVNFVSGILFALAYERTNSIWPSIIIHGSTNGIMVLLASLS is encoded by the coding sequence ATGAATAAAAACTGGAAAACAGGAGATCAATGGGGAATAAAAGAGTTTACTCTGTTACTATTGCTTGAATTTGTAGGGGTAATAGGGTGTGTGAAGTTTGGTTTAAAGCCTCTTTATGAGCAGTGGTTTCAAAATGAATTATACGCCGGTACGCTGATCGGTCTAACGATAGCAGTGGTGTTAACGCTCGGAGTTTATTTTATTGCACTGCGACCAAAAAGCCTTTCATGGAGGGAAGTAGGAGTCACCTCGTTTGCGAAAAAAGATTGGAAAATGATTGCGCTATTTTCAATTATGGTCATGATTAGTGCGGTTATACTAGTGTCGGTAATGAGCTACATTGGAGGTACATGGGAAAACAGCAAGACTGAATCTCTAAAGCGGGATGTGACGTTTTGGACCGTTTTTCTTGGTTTTGTGTCGGCTGCGATCATTTCTCCGATTTACGAGGAGCTGTTTTATCGCGGATTTTTATATCGTTGGATTCGCACGCGAATGGGGGTAACGGTTGGTCTGCTCATTAGCGCACTTATTTTTACAATGGCTCATATTCCGGCGTACAGCGTGATGCCCGTTAATTTTGTGAGTGGAATTCTTTTTGCGCTAGCCTATGAACGAACCAACTCCATTTGGCCATCGATCATTATCCATGGTTCAACAAACGGCATTATGGTGCTACTTGCAAGCCTAAGTTAA
- a CDS encoding MerR family transcriptional regulator codes for MKKWTTGEVAKQRNISLRTLRYYDHIDLLTPSQRDESGKRYYSEEDLFQLEKILILKSLSLPLEDIRNLLAKLSYKQILVSHYNHLQEQLSALQGSISNTASLLNMLDVEESLSWEHVSTLVRNSETSAKKWMDYFQEDEREFLQQQLPKLHNNDAITHRYITIIKEIERCLAHNIPPESDEGRQIGQTLIQLSEETFQGDQALMEEFWKVRKRPAEETGLYPLSDEVLSYVERCIAYADTF; via the coding sequence ATGAAAAAATGGACGACTGGGGAAGTCGCAAAGCAGCGCAACATTTCGCTTCGCACTCTTCGCTATTATGATCACATTGACTTATTAACGCCAAGTCAGCGTGATGAAAGTGGAAAACGTTATTATTCAGAGGAAGATCTGTTTCAGCTTGAAAAAATCCTTATTTTGAAATCGCTTTCGTTGCCACTAGAAGATATTCGCAATCTATTAGCCAAGCTGTCATACAAACAAATTTTAGTTTCACACTACAATCACCTTCAAGAACAGCTGTCGGCGCTGCAAGGGAGTATTTCAAATACGGCTTCACTTCTTAACATGCTTGATGTTGAGGAGTCACTATCGTGGGAACACGTTTCAACGCTTGTTCGGAATTCGGAAACAAGCGCTAAAAAGTGGATGGATTATTTTCAAGAAGATGAACGGGAGTTTCTGCAGCAGCAGCTTCCAAAGCTACATAATAATGATGCAATTACCCATAGATACATCACAATCATAAAAGAAATTGAGCGCTGTCTCGCACATAACATCCCGCCTGAATCCGATGAAGGACGACAAATTGGCCAAACGTTAATACAGCTATCAGAAGAAACGTTTCAAGGAGATCAAGCATTAATGGAGGAATTTTGGAAGGTAAGGAAACGACCAGCTGAAGAAACGGGATTATACCCTCTTTCAGATGAAGTATTGTCATACGTTGAGCGTTGCATTGCTTACGCTGATACTTTTTAA
- a CDS encoding helix-turn-helix domain-containing protein gives MKIYFAAKRLYQLNPNVVAIWEQAIQGDYEEKNGQLQIESKSFAALYTIIDLITKATHSDIDEIIERYRDKIEIVLEESIKEDLARFQKQSKKLKRKQGNTRSSNQEMISSLLNQSYIESNSDALIYQLREAISKNTFKQSTNLNAAYPTVNIMDKNVKAIAQLRADDNDELGLSKEEFGIWENLIGEAITSMDDLTSDIFDIISYVWMKKADHPDAMINFHSDDVLSLRQLQGRSNGKNSSVTYRKKQREEVMKRIAALAAIWVRLDENDELEFVDRRKHAELSDYKSGKFKRLFLMDNITVLYDKHDNPLGIYECTIKPGQILANYLYGSTNSVGYLSLKALEYNPEKEKYHKRLTRYLSWQWRIRKRKKDFLRPYSISGEKGLLSVMEFKVDRRYSARTKDGFEKVLNTLKDDEVIGNWEYEGGLDESIVGVKKGWIDYWLKQKVVIQPPQSVLEHYRIDANELTALPDRPSSVTDKKALLDFLSLTTEEDRDDDPFDYLAKIGIQKAYQEAAPTKEPVQRKRTEESQIHFFYNEDLEVTGDLVKETRKKRGLNLTEAAEQIGIVRTTLSRFERGMIKKPLIDNIEKMREWLIKG, from the coding sequence ATGAAAATATATTTTGCGGCAAAGCGGCTCTATCAATTAAATCCGAACGTAGTAGCGATTTGGGAACAGGCTATTCAAGGGGATTATGAAGAGAAAAATGGTCAGTTACAAATTGAATCCAAATCATTTGCGGCGTTATATACCATTATAGATTTGATTACAAAAGCGACTCATAGTGACATCGATGAAATTATCGAGCGCTATCGCGATAAGATTGAAATTGTTCTAGAGGAATCAATTAAAGAGGACCTGGCTCGTTTTCAGAAGCAATCGAAAAAGCTAAAACGAAAGCAGGGGAATACAAGAAGCTCCAATCAGGAAATGATCTCTAGTTTGCTCAATCAAAGTTACATAGAATCCAATAGTGATGCCCTTATTTATCAATTACGAGAAGCCATTAGTAAAAATACCTTTAAGCAAAGTACGAATTTAAATGCTGCGTATCCGACGGTGAACATTATGGATAAAAACGTGAAAGCAATCGCTCAGCTTCGTGCAGACGATAACGATGAGCTTGGGTTATCAAAAGAAGAGTTTGGGATATGGGAAAATTTAATTGGGGAGGCCATCACGTCCATGGACGATTTGACAAGCGACATATTCGATATTATTTCGTACGTCTGGATGAAAAAAGCAGATCATCCAGATGCAATGATTAATTTCCATTCTGATGATGTATTGAGCCTTCGTCAGCTTCAAGGACGATCAAACGGTAAAAATTCGTCTGTTACATATCGAAAAAAACAACGCGAAGAAGTTATGAAGCGTATAGCTGCTCTTGCTGCGATATGGGTTCGCTTAGATGAAAATGATGAACTCGAATTTGTCGATCGTCGCAAGCATGCAGAGCTTAGTGATTATAAGAGCGGGAAATTTAAACGCTTGTTTTTAATGGATAATATCACCGTATTGTACGATAAACATGATAATCCGCTTGGAATCTATGAATGTACGATAAAACCAGGGCAAATTTTAGCGAACTATTTATACGGTTCGACCAATTCTGTTGGCTATTTATCGTTAAAGGCACTCGAATACAATCCTGAAAAAGAGAAATATCATAAACGGTTAACGCGCTATCTGTCGTGGCAATGGCGTATTCGAAAACGAAAAAAAGACTTTCTACGTCCGTATAGCATTAGCGGGGAGAAAGGCTTGCTGAGCGTCATGGAGTTTAAGGTGGATCGCCGTTATTCAGCACGAACAAAGGACGGATTCGAAAAGGTATTGAATACGTTAAAAGATGATGAGGTAATTGGGAACTGGGAGTATGAAGGTGGATTGGATGAGTCCATTGTCGGTGTAAAAAAAGGATGGATCGATTATTGGCTGAAGCAAAAAGTCGTTATTCAACCACCACAGTCTGTTTTGGAGCACTATCGCATTGATGCAAACGAATTAACGGCACTCCCAGATCGCCCGTCCTCTGTGACAGATAAAAAAGCTTTGCTTGATTTCTTGAGCTTAACGACGGAAGAAGATCGTGACGATGATCCGTTTGATTACTTAGCGAAAATTGGTATTCAAAAAGCTTACCAAGAAGCTGCTCCAACAAAAGAGCCCGTTCAACGGAAACGTACGGAAGAATCACAGATTCATTTCTTTTATAATGAAGATCTCGAAGTAACGGGTGATTTAGTGAAGGAAACGCGTAAGAAACGCGGATTGAATCTAACCGAAGCAGCCGAACAAATTGGTATTGTTCGTACGACGTTGTCTCGTTTTGAGCGAGGGATGATCAAAAAGCCGCTCATTGACAATATTGAAAAAATGAGGGAATGGCTCATAAAAGGATGA
- a CDS encoding GNAT family N-acetyltransferase, which translates to MARLNKKANTHVGYCGQDDQEVAHFLRHELSDVPYDESFVVASQNGHIAGVAGFDADLENQRAEIWGPFVEDHDLERSRMLWNGLLSIMPDDIHTFYLFPNKENHTMLQLAEELHCQRISDQCILGYEKQQLAVNSSKPLELPISLYDDFQILHDNLFPSSYYEGSEILQRINEHQKVFVATDQSTLAGYIYVEVQPDFGEGAIEFIGVKNEYRGNRLGIKLLHEALSWMFSFDRIQTIELCVNSENIRAIQLYKRAGFLLKHELSFFKGTLNRI; encoded by the coding sequence ATGGCAAGACTCAATAAGAAAGCGAATACGCATGTTGGTTATTGCGGACAGGATGATCAAGAAGTAGCACATTTTTTACGCCATGAATTGTCAGATGTGCCTTACGATGAAAGCTTTGTTGTCGCATCCCAAAACGGACATATAGCCGGCGTAGCTGGTTTTGATGCTGATCTAGAAAATCAACGTGCAGAAATATGGGGCCCATTTGTTGAGGACCATGATTTAGAGCGAAGTCGAATGCTATGGAATGGACTTCTTTCCATCATGCCAGATGATATTCATACATTTTATCTGTTCCCGAACAAAGAAAACCATACGATGCTACAATTAGCAGAAGAGCTGCACTGTCAACGCATAAGTGATCAGTGCATATTGGGTTATGAAAAACAACAGCTGGCCGTGAACAGTAGCAAACCGCTAGAGCTTCCAATAAGTCTTTATGACGATTTTCAAATCCTTCATGACAATCTATTTCCGTCTTCATATTATGAGGGAAGTGAAATTTTACAAAGAATCAATGAGCATCAAAAAGTGTTCGTTGCAACGGATCAATCAACATTAGCTGGCTACATTTACGTGGAGGTTCAGCCTGATTTTGGTGAAGGAGCAATTGAATTCATCGGGGTTAAAAATGAATACCGTGGAAATAGGTTAGGGATTAAGCTACTGCATGAAGCGCTAAGCTGGATGTTTTCGTTTGATCGGATACAAACAATCGAGCTTTGTGTAAACAGTGAAAATATACGTGCTATTCAATTATATAAACGCGCTGGATTTTTATTAAAACATGAACTGTCTTTTTTTAAAGGAACCCTTAATCGTATATAG
- a CDS encoding MFS transporter — protein sequence MYWKRTLRILWPANFLQAAGMSLIIPFLPLYIQQLGIHDHDSIARWTGWIFSAQFITAFLFQPLWGSLADKYGRKVMLLRSSIGMGVVTILMGLVTGPGQLLTLRLINGLFSGFISMSVSLQASVTPDKDSGRALGTLQTGQVVGTLIGPLLGGILSEIVGFRAVFFVTGALILLGGLVVMLFVKEDKPSRQQVAKKQKGDWKALRPLLPVFIAATITQIAMMSIQPLITLYTKTLYTGSHLALIVGLVSAVTGIANLIGSPLLGRLGDKIGQRKILILSLIMSILAFLPQVFATSITVLLVGRFFLGLFIGGMMPSLNVLVKKLAPKNLQGTAFGINSSARFLGNLLGPLIGSTVAAAYSIQDVFFITMTFLFVNLIAIAWNRKLDVPIVQTKET from the coding sequence TTGTATTGGAAACGAACATTGCGTATTTTATGGCCAGCAAACTTTCTGCAGGCCGCTGGTATGAGTCTAATCATCCCCTTTCTACCCCTCTATATTCAGCAATTAGGAATTCATGATCATGACAGTATTGCTCGGTGGACAGGATGGATTTTCTCTGCTCAGTTCATTACGGCTTTTCTGTTTCAGCCGCTTTGGGGATCCCTCGCTGATAAATATGGACGCAAGGTGATGCTTCTAAGATCTTCAATCGGAATGGGCGTTGTGACGATTTTAATGGGACTGGTCACAGGACCTGGTCAACTGCTCACTCTCCGTCTCATTAACGGATTATTTTCTGGGTTTATTTCCATGTCCGTTTCGCTTCAAGCATCCGTAACGCCTGATAAAGACTCTGGTCGAGCGCTCGGTACGCTCCAAACGGGTCAAGTGGTGGGGACATTAATTGGTCCCTTGCTCGGAGGGATTTTATCAGAGATTGTCGGATTTAGGGCGGTTTTCTTCGTGACAGGAGCGCTCATTCTTCTCGGAGGCCTTGTGGTCATGTTATTTGTGAAAGAAGATAAACCGAGCCGTCAGCAGGTAGCGAAAAAGCAAAAGGGAGACTGGAAGGCACTGCGCCCTCTTTTACCGGTATTCATCGCCGCAACGATTACACAAATTGCGATGATGAGCATACAGCCCCTTATTACGCTCTATACAAAAACACTCTATACAGGTAGCCACCTAGCGCTGATTGTCGGTCTTGTGAGCGCTGTGACGGGAATTGCTAACCTAATTGGTTCACCTCTCTTAGGCAGACTGGGTGATAAAATTGGTCAGCGGAAAATCTTAATTCTCTCCCTGATTATGTCGATCCTTGCGTTCTTACCGCAGGTATTCGCTACAAGTATTACCGTCTTGCTCGTGGGTCGATTCTTTCTCGGGTTGTTTATTGGCGGCATGATGCCCTCACTGAATGTTTTAGTTAAAAAGCTGGCTCCGAAAAATCTCCAAGGGACGGCATTTGGGATTAACTCCTCTGCACGTTTTCTTGGTAATTTGCTAGGACCGCTCATCGGAAGTACCGTGGCAGCTGCTTACAGCATTCAGGACGTGTTTTTCATTACGATGACGTTCCTGTTTGTGAATCTTATTGCAATTGCGTGGAACCGAAAATTAGATGTTCCGATCGTGCAGACAAAAGAAACGTAA
- a CDS encoding MarR family winged helix-turn-helix transcriptional regulator, whose translation MSKEAEAFRYFILAAQRSGQKLFKRLLQPEDITPSQAEVISILARNQRITLKELGNLLICEDGSPSRLINRMVKEELISRTPNDDDGRSVKLALTAKGMEKHLHIQRAEQELYNMLEELYSPSVLHEMNDRLEKLLQETPDYLALQKRGFVQK comes from the coding sequence ATGAGTAAAGAAGCAGAAGCTTTTCGTTATTTCATTTTAGCTGCACAAAGAAGCGGACAAAAGCTTTTCAAACGTCTTCTTCAACCAGAAGACATTACGCCATCACAAGCAGAGGTCATCAGCATTTTAGCACGTAATCAAAGGATTACATTAAAAGAACTAGGAAACCTTCTTATCTGTGAAGACGGAAGCCCGTCACGATTGATTAACCGAATGGTGAAGGAGGAATTGATTTCACGCACACCTAATGATGACGACGGTCGATCAGTCAAGTTAGCGCTCACTGCGAAAGGAATGGAAAAGCATTTGCACATTCAACGCGCAGAACAAGAGCTGTACAACATGCTAGAAGAATTGTATTCGCCTTCCGTTCTACATGAAATGAATGATAGGCTAGAGAAGCTTTTACAGGAAACACCTGACTATCTTGCACTCCAAAAACGTGGATTTGTACAAAAATAA